A stretch of DNA from Rhinoraja longicauda isolate Sanriku21f chromosome 9, sRhiLon1.1, whole genome shotgun sequence:
atgaggtaggttgggagattgagaTGATActcttagcttatgagaggactgaggagcggggaagaagctgctcatgAATCTGTTGGTAcgtgttttcaaacttttgtatcatctgttcGACGGGGCAGGGGAGAAGAAGCAATGACCatgaaaatggtccttgattatgttgggtgctttCTCCAGGCAGAatagtcgatggtggggagggtggatggTGATTAACTGGACTATATCCAAAATTCTCCGCAAGTTCCTGCAGTCTTGCCAAACCTAGCcgcgtctgaaggagggttccgacctgaaacctcgCCTGTTCTTTTTCCCCAAAGATGctccctaacctgctgagttatagagtcatagagtcaaacaggcccttaggcccaacatgcccatgctggccaacatgtcccttctacaccagactcacttgcctgtatttggcccatgtccctctaaacctgtcctatccatgtacctaaggtagacacaaaatgctggagtaacacagcgggtcaggcagcatctctggagagaaggaatgggtgacgtttcgggtcgagaccgttcttcagactgctgaattCTGaagagggtcgcgacccgaaacttcatccatttcttctttccagagatgctgcctgtcccgctgagttactccagcattttgtgtctaccttcaatttaatacAGCATCTACAATTCTTTCCTATCAATGTTCCTGTCTAATAGCTTCTTAAATATTGCTACAGTTCCTGCCTTAACTACAAcctccagcagcttattccatacacaaaccaccctttgtgtgtaatacTCCATTATATTGTGCCCATCTATGATGCATCCCATTTGAATGTTTTCTaccgtgcatctgtagaagttggtaagaatcgttggggacatgccaaacttccttggacgtctgaggaagtagaggtgttggtgtgctttcttggtagaACATACACTGAAAGTGGAGAATGAGCATTCGGGATGGGATTTGTAAACTTGAATCTGTATATTAGGAGCGCACAGCAGCAGGTGGATAGCGCCATTTCACAAGTGACGCACCCTGCTGTCCTGTCAGCCAACACCCATGGCAGAGTCTGTAGTTCACACAGAGGCATCATCAATCACCTCAGGACCCACAGAGCTGGAGTGCTGGTGAGTCACCCTCAACCTCAGCGATCACCTTACATTCTCATTCACTCATCTTTCTGCAAATATCCACTCAGTGGTTTtaggttttggagatacagcatagaaacaggcccttgagcccactgagtccatcaatcacccattctcattagttctatgttatcccattccctacaaactagggataatttacagaggccaatttacgttGAAATCTGCACCTCTTTGGCATATGGATACGTCGCCCATACAATTTCACTCACCTCAACTAGtattctattttagtttagtttagagatacagtactgaAGCCTGTCTCTCGGTAAACACAGATAAATAGGATCAGTACTTGGGTAGTTGATGGTTACTTGATGCTCAGCACGGTcagatgggtacttgatggtcagcatggacacgatgggctgaagggtctgattcTGTGCTGCGTGACTTTATGACCGTTTCAGATTGATAATTtctcccccgcccctcctccaAAGGCgcttgaactgctgagttcctccagttgttTCTTGATCCAAATTCCAGCCTCTAGAACGTGTGACCAAATATAGTCAGCAATGGAGCAGGTCCCTGACCCAGGAGGAAGGAGTGTGAGCTAACTATGCCCACAGGAGCCCACTATGGTTCATTGTTGGTTGCGGTGGAGGTGACAATGCAAGGATTCAAACAGTAAACTAGCAAGACgacgagggtggggagggacagagagagagagaagaaatgcAAGGGTCCCTTGAAAttggaggaatcaatattcatattgctgagttgtaagctgtccaagtgaaatatgaggtgctgttgcaccAGGTGGACTCTCCCAACCTTCACAAGATCATTTGAGCAAtgcaagacccttctacagaccaagTTTTGTTATCTCACGGATATCTCCTGAGGCCGGATTACTTTCGAGTTTATGGCCAAGCAATTGGAAGCGGGCAGTCCTTGTGGGTAGAGGAGGGattggggattttttttaatcaatattcataccactgggctgtaagctgcccaagcaaaatatgagatgctgttcctctaatttgcatttagcACCTCTCTGATAatagaggagacctaggacagaaaggtctgtgtgggaatgggaaggagaattaaagttttaagcaaccaggagatcaggttggttcaggcagactgaacaaaggtgttcagcgaaatgatcgcccagtctacgtttggtctcgctgatgtacaggagtctacatcttgaacaacggatacagtagatgaggttggaggaggtgcaagtaaacctctgccctggacagagtcaagggacgagttatagggacaggtgttgtatcttctgcggttgcaggggaaggtacctggggaaggggtggttttggtggaaagggatgagttaacaagggagttgcggagggaacggtctctgcggaaggcggaaaagggGAGAGATggtaagatgtgactagtgttgggatcccattggaagtggcgaaaatttcggaggattatgtgttgtaagcgacagctgatggggtgaaagggggGACTCGGTCTCTGTTGCgattagggggagggggtgtccgagatgtcctcattctttaaggaaTGGGGATTCCATTCTCCCATCatgatgaggccctcacttgtgcTCCTCGGAACCCCGCatctccacccttgctccccctccccctaatggttctccccgtgaccagcaggtttagtttagtttacagtatggaaacaggcccttcggcctactgacaagcgatcccctgcacactagggccaatttacattttttacagaagccaattaacctataaacctgtacgtctttggagcgtgggaggaaaccggagcatccagggaaaacccacgcggtcacgggaagaacatataaATCCGTACAGATGGTACcctgagtcaggatcgaatcccggcctctggagctgtaaggcagtaactctactgctgcgccacagagcCGCCTCTCTGGTTAGAAGTGGCTTCAGAGTCATCCAGCttcacaggcccctcagcccacattctccatgctgaccatgttgTCATTCTTGGCCAGTCcccttgtctgcatttggcccaactccACTTGAACATTTCCACATgcacaacagcacctcatatttcatttgggcagcttatgAATATCGATTCCTCCAATTTCAAGGGACCCTTGCATTTCttcttctctctctgtccctccccaccctcgtcGTCTTGCTAGtttactgtttggatccttgcatTGTCACCTccaccgcagccaacaatggaccatagtGAGCTCTTTGGCTGTCGGTGccgtctgatttgttctgtaccttttcatatctctagtttccctctcccctgcctctcagtctgaagaagggtctcaccccgaaacgccacctattccttcccacgcatgtctgtccaaatgacttttgaaAGGTATAATTGCATCCGCTTCTCAGCATCCTCTGGTGGCTCATTCCAAATACCGACTGCCcgctgactgaaaaaagttgcccccgaGGTAAAtcttcaatctctcccctctcaccttaattctATGCCCTCTCGTTTTAGAACCTGCTACCGAGGGGGAAACAAAACTGagggttcactttatccatgcccctcgtgatcttgtacaccccaATAAATTCACCCCTCGGCCTCTGGCACACCAAAGAACAAGTCTCAGCCGAGCAAACCTTTCCCTGTAACTCGAGCCCGCGTGTCCAGCTACCATCTGTCTTCATAAGGAGTTGGTGTCCGTGATCTGTGCATTGAGGACCAAGTTTCTGTTAAACCCCGTGATGAAGCAGCGTTGAAGAGTCCCCTCCTTCCCACAAatctccatctcccacccccttcccctgtcCCAGCAAACCAGCCCCGACCCAGTGAACGTGGTGAGCACATCAGCactgatctgtgtgtgtgtgtgtgccgtcAGTTGTTTGGTTGATGTGCTCGCTGTGCCTTCCCCGGCCATGGTCTACCCTGCCGGGCGGCTGCACCTTTGTCCCGCCGGTCGTGTGCTGCTTAGTTCGGCTACTTCCAGGGCTGTCGACGGCAGCCCGTCCACCCCCGGTGCTCCGGTGCGCTTCACCCGCGATCTCCGTCCGGCTCGGGGTCCGCTTGCACGCCGCCTTCCGACCGAGCCTCCGAGGGATCAGTGGAGGAGTCGCCGGTCGCCCGGCATCCAGGCTCCGAGCTCTGGAATGGAAGGGGACAGGGTGAGTGGTGGGACCAGGGACTGGGGCACATTCGCGCTCCTCCCTGGATCCCTGGTGGCCCGAATTAACCCCAGCTCTCGCTTCTGTCTGGACCGGTCAGAGGCCAAACCTCGCCCtcagtgtggaggccaagtcagtggatattttttaaggcagaggtagacaagttcttgattagaacgcgtGTCAAGGATTATAAGAGAGAAAGGGGGTTAGGTGgcggagatcagccacgattgaatggtgggagtagactggatgtgtcgattggcctaattctactccaataacttgtgaacttgtgacaccAAGTGAcgctccctccaccccatcccgtcACACATTCACAGGGTTAGAaagagagtgaagctccctctactgTGTCGGATCACACATTCCCAGGGTTAGACACAGTGAAGCTCTCTCCTCacagtcccatcacacactctcagggtcacagtgaagctccctctactgTGTCGGATCACACATTCCCAGGGTTAGACACAGTGAAGCTCTCTCCTCacagtcccatcacacactctcagggtcacagtgaagctccctcgaCAGTGTCCGATTACACATTCCCAGCTGCCCCTAAAGCGACTGAAACACAGTTTGAGATACAGGATTGGATCATTTGGATTGTGGACTGATTAGGGTTAGTCAACATTACTTTGTGTGCGGGGAATCATGTCACTCTCGTTTGGTTGAGTTTTTGGAAGCCATGACAAATGAGATTGATGAGGGTAAGATGGTGGATGTGATATCTATGTGGACTTTCAAATGTTAGGGAACTACATACAAAAACtgttttggtggtaggaatcagACGGTGATGGTGGAGagttgttattcagattggaggcctgtgaccagcagAGTCTCATGGGTATTGGTGCTGGGTCCACCATTGTTTGTCATTTGCACTAACAATTTGGAGGAGGATGTAAGTGGCACGGTTGGTACATTTGCACATGACAGCAAAATTGGTGGTTTAGACGAATGGGAAGAAAGTTATATAAGATTACAACAGGGACTAGATCAGCTGGGTAAGcaggccaaggaatggcagatgaaatttaactcaGCCAAATGCAAGGCATTGCATTTTGGTGAGTGAAACCATGGCTGgctttacacagtaaatggcaaggCCCAGAAGATGATGTTGAACAGAGAAACTGAGACGcgcaggtagaaacaaggaactgcagatgctggtttacaaaataagacactaaatgctggactaactcagcaggtcaggcagcatctctggagaacctggataggtgatgtttgggtcaggaccctttttcagactgaggggtacaggtacatagCTCCCTGACAGTGGTGACTCAGGGTGGTAAGGAACACGTTTGGGACACTAAACCATCAGTCAGGGCATCAACTAAAGGAGTTGAGCTGTTATATTACaaatgtgcaagacattggtgagaccgtacttgagattttataagtacattgaaggaaggagagagaatagGCCTCTCGGAcaccaaagtggtcatctataTGTGAATTGCAGAAGATGGGCAAAGTCTTCAGCAAGTATTTTTCCTTTGTTTTTATCTTAGTGAAAGACATGAAGACCAGGGAACTTGGAACAGTTAATGGAGAGGCCTTGAGGACAgtctatatatcatatcatatctatacagccggaaacaggccttttcggccctccaagtccgtgccgcccagcgatccccgtacattaacactatcctacacccactagggacatttttttacatttacccagccaattaacctacatacctgtacgtctttggagtgtgggaggaaaccgaagatctcggagaaaacccacgcaggtcacggggagaacgtacaaactccttacagtgcagcacccgtagtcaggatcgaacctgagtctccggcgctgcattcgctgtaaagcagcaactctaccgctgcgctaccgtgccgctaccgtgccgtcAAAGAAGTGCCCGATGTTCTAagctgtatgaaggtagataaatctcccaggcttCATCACGGAGCCAACACAATAGGGTCATCCACAGGAGACCCTGCCACATACAGGAATCCCGTAACTCATAAGGTTCCCATTTGCCCACCCTGTTCCCATCAACCAGTTTATCTCTCACCTGGTTACCCGACGCCTCACTCATCACAACGTCGCCACCGTCGAAGAGCTTCTCAGGGACCGGTGGAGGCTGCTCCTCAAACTCCTTGCTCTCAGGAGGTGTGGAAGGACTGGGAGGACCCAGGACCAGAGAGTTCTTCACCTTCTTGCTCACTCGAGCGTACAGGGCCATCACTTTGTCCGGCTCTGTGTCGGCCTTCCTGGTCTCCTGCTCTATAGCCTGCTCCTCGATGAGGGGCTCGTCCTCGGGGGCCTCCGGGCTGAAGTGGTTCGAGGTGGCGTAGGGCGGTTCCACTGCCTCTTCCTCGACGTTCCGGCTCGGAGTTTCCAGCTCACTGGCCGTCTGGTACACGGGGTCTCCCTTCCCCTCCGAATCCTCCTTGGAGGCAGAGCTTCCGGGAATCTCCGGGAGTGCCCGGCTCTGCTGGACAGAGGTGGGCTCATGAGGCATTTCATTCTGCCAGCTTACTTTGCGTGAATGGAGGGAACCTGAGGAGagttggagaaagagggaaaggtgGTTAAAACACAAACCCTGTCACATCCAATGAGCAATCCTGATGAAACAACCTGATGAACAACCATCATTTTACAAATGCACTGGATGCCAAAagtacttagcgggtcagacagcctcgGTGCAGAGAGTGACTGAGCTCCTGATAGAATTCAAAGACTTTTCGCCACAACTGGAAGATGCTAAAGGACAAAAAAAgtgacggcagatgctggaaccaggaccaaaaaaacaaatgttggaggaactcagctgatcagTTAGCATCTGCACCCTATACATGGCaaatctttgcatactttgtgataataaagtatctttgcacatgtgataataaagtatcattcattcattcattcattcattcattcattcattcattcattcattcattcattcattcattcattcattcatttctaatGAATCTGTAAAGGCAACTAGTGCAAGTCAACATTTCCAGTTAaggccctgcatcaggactgagaggtgtaggaaaataactgcagatgctcagtcCCTTAGGACTGAGAGGGATCAGGGAATTTAGTAGTACAAAGGGAAGTGGGATAGAGATTGGTAGGTGACAAGTGGAGCCACGTGGGGAGGGGATTATAATAGGAGAGGCTCCATCACCAGCCCTCCCACTTCCCTTCATACTGCCCCATACTGGCTACtggaggcaaagatagggtagacagtcggaaccttaccCCCAGGATGGgataatcaaatactagagggcattgctttaaagggagaggggcaaagttcaaaggagcgtTGTTTACACagtgtggtgagtacctggaacacactgctggaggtattggttgaagcagatacatgcgccaagccaattaacccagatacctgtacgtctttggagtatgggaggaaacccgaagatctcggagaaaacccatgcggtcacggggagaacataaaaactctgttcagacagcacccgtagtcgggctcgaacccaggtctccggcgctgcaagcgctgtaaggcaacaactctaccactacgtcactgtgccgcctttcATATTGTGAAGACCAATGCACTCTGAGACCGTTGCACTTTATGAGTGCACTATTGAATTTTAGTGACCTCAAACATTCGAGATAACCTGCCTTTCCAGTTTGTGTCAGTAGTCAATCGCAGTGAAAGTCATCCACCTGAAGCATGAGCAGATCAAATGTTCTCTGTTCACAGACCCTGCCTGAGCCTGCAAATAATTCCAactttttctgttttcatttcagcatctgcagcacaTTGCTCAATCTCAGATGTCAcacctgtgtgaagtttgtacattctcccagtgacagcatgggttttccccgggtgttc
This window harbors:
- the LOC144597013 gene encoding uncharacterized protein LOC144597013, with translation MPHEPTSVQQSRALPEIPGSSASKEDSEGKGDPVYQTASELETPSRNVEEEAVEPPYATSNHFSPEAPEDEPLIEEQAIEQETRKADTEPDKVMALYARVSKKVKNSLVLGPPSPSTPPESKEFEEQPPPVPEKLFDGGDVVMSEASGNQSSEPGCRATGDSSTDPSEARSEGGVQADPEPDGDRG